One stretch of Bacteroidota bacterium DNA includes these proteins:
- a CDS encoding type II toxin-antitoxin system HipA family toxin, which translates to MIATAFVKIWNNRVGAIAWDDAIGVGSFEFESSFLKNNWDLAPLKMPLPEAKGRIFSFSELKNDPAFKGLPGLIADVLPDKYGNALIDAWLSRNGRPSGSMNPVETLCFIGKRGMGALEFEPPEPKGTNTATKIEINDLVQIANDILTGRKSFSTNLSADEEKALLAILKIGTSAGGARAKAVIAFNPVTKEVRSGQAEAPKGFTHWLIKFDGVTDTQFGATHGYGRVEMAYHLMAQDAEIEMTECRLLEENGRAHFMTRRFDREPGKGKIHLQSFCAMQHYDFNDVNSYSYEQMFETMRILGLPYPQAEQLFRRMVFNVISRNCDDHTKNFAFVMDKTGVWKLSPAFDVCHSYRPGSTWVSQQSLSVNGKRKDITRDDFLSVAKKMNIKKAENIVNQINKTVQNWKHYATQVDVSPELTGAIQKTLINETQFFRT; encoded by the coding sequence ATGATTGCAACGGCATTTGTAAAAATATGGAATAATCGCGTTGGTGCCATTGCCTGGGATGATGCCATAGGGGTGGGTTCTTTTGAATTTGAATCTTCTTTTCTTAAAAATAATTGGGATCTAGCTCCATTAAAAATGCCCTTACCTGAGGCAAAAGGACGCATATTTTCTTTTTCAGAATTAAAAAACGATCCTGCATTTAAAGGGTTGCCGGGTTTGATTGCCGATGTATTACCCGATAAATATGGTAATGCTCTTATTGATGCATGGTTGTCGCGTAATGGGCGTCCGTCAGGCAGCATGAATCCTGTTGAAACGCTTTGTTTTATTGGCAAACGAGGTATGGGAGCACTGGAATTTGAACCACCGGAACCCAAAGGGACAAACACAGCCACAAAAATTGAAATCAACGACCTTGTGCAAATAGCCAATGATATTCTTACAGGTCGTAAAAGTTTCTCAACCAATCTTTCTGCTGACGAAGAAAAAGCCCTGCTTGCTATCTTAAAAATTGGCACCTCTGCCGGAGGAGCCAGGGCAAAAGCAGTCATTGCCTTTAACCCGGTAACAAAAGAAGTACGCAGCGGACAAGCCGAGGCTCCCAAAGGCTTCACCCATTGGCTTATAAAATTTGATGGCGTTACCGATACCCAGTTTGGGGCAACTCACGGTTATGGCCGTGTAGAAATGGCTTACCACCTGATGGCACAAGATGCAGAAATTGAAATGACAGAATGCCGGCTTCTTGAAGAAAACGGAAGAGCGCACTTTATGACCCGCAGATTCGACCGTGAACCGGGCAAAGGCAAAATACACCTGCAGAGTTTTTGCGCTATGCAGCACTACGATTTCAATGATGTAAACTCTTACAGCTACGAGCAAATGTTTGAAACCATGCGTATACTTGGTTTGCCTTATCCTCAGGCAGAGCAGTTGTTCAGGCGTATGGTGTTTAACGTAATTTCACGCAATTGCGACGACCATACAAAGAATTTTGCTTTTGTAATGGATAAAACCGGAGTATGGAAACTTTCGCCTGCTTTTGATGTTTGCCATTCATACCGCCCCGGAAGCACATGGGTGAGCCAGCAATCACTTAGTGTAAATGGTAAAAGAAAAGACATCACCCGTGATGATTTTTTGTCTGTCGCCAAAAAGATGAATATTAAGAAAGCTGAAAATATTGTAAACCAGATAAACAAAACTGTGCAGAACTGGAAACACTATGCAACGCAGGTTGACGTAAGTCCTGAACTTACCGGCGCCATTCAGAAAACCTTAATCAATGAGACTCAATTTTTTCGAACGTAG
- a CDS encoding helix-turn-helix transcriptional regulator — protein MTEITNKQWSAMSDSALMKTIGSFIKHHRLEQNKTQAQLAAEAGINRATLSLFENGVNSNLMTFIQLLRVLKLLHLLQEFQVKQQISPLQLARLEHSKRIRARRTGSDEKKSTPKSDW, from the coding sequence ATGACGGAAATAACCAACAAACAATGGTCTGCTATGAGCGACTCGGCTTTAATGAAAACTATAGGTTCTTTCATTAAGCACCATCGCCTTGAACAAAACAAAACCCAGGCACAATTAGCGGCGGAAGCCGGCATCAACCGGGCTACACTGAGTTTATTTGAAAACGGGGTGAATAGTAATCTGATGACCTTTATTCAGCTTTTGCGTGTCTTAAAACTCTTGCACCTGTTACAGGAGTTTCAGGTTAAGCAGCAAATCAGCCCTCTTCAATTAGCCAGGCTCGAGCACTCTAAGAGAATCAGGGCACGACGCACCGGCTCAGATGAAAAGAAATCAACCCCTAAATCAGACTGGTAA
- a CDS encoding ORF6N domain-containing protein encodes MSEKNSLMVPEEVIMSKILVVRGVKVMIDSDLAELYGVTTKRLNEQVKRNTKRFPEDFMFRLTGQEKQEVVAICDHLERYIKQLEQAKKEVDDFKNRRQIGF; translated from the coding sequence ATGAGTGAAAAGAATTCTCTGATGGTTCCCGAGGAGGTGATCATGAGTAAAATCCTGGTTGTAAGAGGAGTAAAGGTGATGATCGACAGTGATCTGGCAGAACTTTATGGGGTAACTACCAAAAGGCTTAATGAGCAGGTAAAACGCAATACCAAACGCTTCCCTGAAGATTTTATGTTCCGGCTTACCGGGCAGGAAAAGCAGGAGGTGGTCGCAATTTGCGACCACCTCGAACGGTACATCAAGCAGCTTGAGCAGGCAAAGAAGGAGGTGGATGATTTTAAAAACAGACGCCAGATAGGATTTTAA
- a CDS encoding tetratricopeptide repeat protein has translation MKQFLSAVILVMASLITAHSQQTVRYDDPEASYYLGLELFNKEKYSAAKEIFSHIVTTINDNNSGIRVSSEYYEALCAYELSNNDAKYLLEQFIMNHPESSGVQHAYFQLGKIYYRDKDYRDALAFFKKTDIRQLTNKEVAEYYFRKGYSHMKEKQYKEAREAFFEIIDTESEYTNQATFYYSHIAYMENDLETAVTGFNKIKDDPEYSDIIPYYLMDIYYLQGNYDEVIGLSGALLADENNKRNSEISRIVAESYFKIGKYSEALPWFEAYFAEEKGKTTRQDYFQIGYCYYQTSGYDKAAEALQKVTGPADSLSQSAFYHLGSCYINKDQKKFAQSAFLSAYKLGFDNEIKENALFNYAKLSYELTYDPYNEAIKALRQYIADYPDSKRTDEAYSYLVDLFISTKNYREALETIDKIKTKDNKMLAAYQKITYYRGIEIFNDRDYFEAIKMFRKSLDNNYDKIITALDNYWIGESYYRLSSFEFAQEYYKKFQALPAASQTDVFKRNAYDMGYSLYMQKKYGEAVTYFQKYINQSSAEPALITDACLRIGDSHFIDKKYDDAIAFYDKAIQRGGTGSDYAMYQKALAVGGKGDFARKASLLLDFLRRFEKSVYAEDAIYELATTSLILNKDDQALTYFKLITDKYPSSRHVKKSLLKLGLIYFNRDNNDLAISSLKKVIQDYPGSVESKEALESLRDIYTDMNRVDEYFAFASQFPFADLSVSQQDSLTYIANENLYMNGDCEKASAGFSEYLKKYLGGVFTTNASYYAAECALKANDPEKALQGYEFVISQPSSGFTENALAKAAAILFGLHRNQEALDDYTNLESVASRESTAIVARTGQMRCNFLLGNYEAAMHSADNLITRENAGNELTVEAYFIRAKSALELNDKSGALEAFKKTCAMSQNEMAAESQYYIAFILYENEDYQESEKQTFLLVNKYPSYDYWVAKGFILLADIYVKLNNVFQAKQTLQSILDNYEGEDIKAIAREKLDSLNNMEITPAEDVDNKNE, from the coding sequence ATGAAACAATTTCTTTCGGCCGTCATCCTGGTTATGGCTTCCTTAATCACTGCCCACAGTCAGCAAACTGTCCGCTATGATGATCCGGAAGCCAGCTATTATCTTGGCCTTGAATTATTCAATAAGGAAAAATACAGTGCTGCAAAGGAGATATTTTCGCATATAGTTACAACCATCAACGACAATAATTCGGGCATCAGGGTCTCTTCGGAGTATTATGAAGCCCTGTGCGCCTATGAGCTTTCAAATAATGATGCAAAATACCTTCTTGAACAGTTTATCATGAACCATCCGGAAAGCTCCGGAGTACAACATGCGTATTTTCAGCTTGGTAAAATATATTACAGGGATAAAGATTACCGTGATGCACTTGCTTTTTTCAAAAAAACCGATATCAGGCAACTGACCAATAAAGAGGTGGCTGAATATTACTTCCGCAAGGGATACAGCCACATGAAAGAAAAACAGTATAAAGAGGCCAGGGAAGCCTTTTTCGAAATCATTGACACTGAATCGGAATATACAAACCAGGCAACCTTTTACTATTCTCATATAGCTTACATGGAAAATGATCTTGAAACAGCTGTCACAGGTTTTAATAAGATCAAAGATGACCCGGAATACAGCGACATCATCCCCTATTATCTGATGGATATTTATTATTTACAGGGTAACTATGATGAAGTCATCGGCTTATCCGGTGCCTTGCTGGCCGATGAGAACAATAAGCGGAACTCCGAAATTTCCAGGATTGTGGCTGAATCCTATTTCAAAATAGGAAAATATTCTGAGGCCCTGCCTTGGTTTGAAGCATATTTTGCTGAAGAAAAGGGCAAGACCACACGACAGGATTATTTTCAGATCGGATACTGCTATTATCAGACATCCGGTTATGACAAGGCTGCCGAAGCATTGCAGAAAGTTACTGGTCCGGCAGATTCCCTCTCACAGAGTGCTTTTTATCATCTTGGAAGTTGTTACATCAATAAAGACCAAAAAAAGTTTGCCCAGAGTGCCTTCCTTTCAGCCTATAAACTTGGGTTCGATAACGAAATTAAAGAAAATGCGCTGTTTAATTATGCCAAACTATCGTATGAGTTAACCTACGACCCATATAATGAAGCCATAAAAGCTCTGAGGCAATATATTGCTGATTATCCTGATTCAAAAAGAACCGATGAAGCCTATTCCTATCTTGTCGATCTGTTCATTTCCACAAAAAATTACCGTGAAGCCCTGGAAACTATTGACAAGATAAAAACCAAGGATAACAAGATGCTGGCTGCCTATCAAAAGATAACCTACTACAGGGGCATTGAAATTTTCAATGACAGGGATTATTTTGAGGCCATTAAAATGTTCAGGAAATCACTCGATAATAACTACGACAAGATCATTACAGCCCTTGATAATTATTGGATAGGTGAATCCTATTACCGTCTTTCATCCTTTGAATTCGCCCAGGAATATTACAAAAAATTCCAGGCATTACCGGCTGCTTCGCAAACTGATGTTTTTAAGCGAAATGCCTATGATATGGGGTATAGTTTATATATGCAAAAGAAATACGGGGAAGCGGTCACTTATTTTCAGAAATACATAAACCAGTCGTCAGCTGAACCGGCACTCATAACAGATGCTTGTCTTAGAATAGGTGACAGCCATTTTATCGACAAGAAGTATGATGATGCTATCGCATTTTATGATAAAGCTATCCAGAGGGGAGGTACCGGTTCAGATTATGCCATGTACCAGAAAGCCCTGGCTGTGGGCGGAAAAGGCGACTTTGCCCGGAAAGCCTCGCTGTTGCTGGATTTCCTCCGAAGATTTGAAAAATCCGTGTACGCCGAAGATGCCATATATGAACTGGCGACCACATCACTCATACTTAATAAAGATGATCAGGCACTGACCTATTTTAAGCTGATCACCGACAAATACCCCTCAAGCCGGCATGTTAAAAAATCACTCCTCAAGCTAGGGCTCATCTATTTTAACCGTGACAATAATGATCTAGCCATCAGCTCACTTAAAAAGGTCATACAGGACTATCCCGGGTCAGTCGAATCAAAAGAAGCACTTGAAAGCCTGAGAGATATTTACACTGACATGAACCGTGTGGATGAATATTTTGCATTTGCCTCACAGTTTCCTTTTGCAGACCTGTCGGTATCGCAGCAGGACTCGCTGACATATATTGCAAATGAAAACCTGTATATGAACGGTGATTGTGAAAAAGCATCGGCAGGATTCAGCGAATACCTTAAAAAGTACCTTGGAGGGGTCTTTACTACTAATGCCAGCTATTACGCGGCAGAGTGCGCTTTAAAAGCCAATGATCCTGAGAAAGCACTTCAGGGCTATGAATTTGTCATCAGCCAGCCATCATCGGGTTTTACTGAGAACGCCCTGGCCAAGGCAGCAGCCATATTATTCGGCTTACACAGAAACCAGGAAGCACTGGATGATTATACAAATCTGGAGTCAGTAGCTTCACGGGAATCCACAGCCATTGTTGCCCGCACAGGCCAGATGAGATGCAATTTCCTGCTCGGCAATTATGAGGCGGCAATGCACTCTGCTGATAACCTGATCACCAGGGAAAATGCCGGAAATGAACTGACGGTTGAAGCCTATTTCATCAGGGCCAAATCTGCTCTCGAACTTAATGATAAAAGCGGTGCATTGGAAGCATTTAAAAAAACCTGCGCCATGAGCCAGAATGAGATGGCCGCAGAATCACAATATTATATAGCATTTATCCTTTATGAAAATGAAGATTATCAGGAGTCGGAAAAACAGACTTTCCTTCTGGTCAACAAATATCCTTCCTATGATTATTGGGTGGCTAAAGGATTCATCCTCCTCGCGGATATTTATGTAAAGCTCAACAATGTTTTTCAGGCTAAACAAACACTCCAGAGCATTCTCGACAATTATGAAGGGGAGGATATCAAGGCTATTGCACGGGAAAAACTTGATAGTCTTAATAATATGGAAATCACTCCTGCCGAAGATGTGGATAATAAAAATGAATGA
- the gyrB gene encoding DNA topoisomerase (ATP-hydrolyzing) subunit B has protein sequence MTDEEKVIQARENYTADNIQVLEGLEAVRKRPAMFIGDVSFRGLHHLVHEVIDNSIDEALAGYCDKIDVIIHEDNSVTVIDNGRGIPIDLHEKEQRSALEVVMTVLHAGGKFDKGSYKVSGGLHGVGVSCVNGLSSWLRVMVHRDGKIYQQEYNFGKPLYPVKVVGETKLTGTTVTFKSDDSIFTETVYSYDIISSRLRELAFLNKGISLSIRDDRENDDEGNHPSDTFYSETGLRDFIEYLDATREKLTTEPIALEGEKGGIPIDIVMQYNTSFTENVHAYVNNINTHEGGTHLAGFRRALTRTLKNYAEKTGMLSKLKFDINGDDFREGLTAIISVKVQEPQFEGQTKTKLGNSEVLGYVDQLVSEQLSYYLEEHPKDARIIVNKVILAATARHAARKARELVQRKNVLTGSSLPGKLADCSERDPSLCEIYLVEGDSAGGTAKQGRDRKFQAILPLRGKILNVEKAMQHKIFDSEEIKNIFTALGVSIGTEEDSKALNLDKLRYHKIIIMTDADVDGSHIATLILTFFFRYMKELIENGYVYIATPPLYLIKKGKDEKYCWSEEERENLVKEFSAKGSESNIHIQRYKGLGEMNAEQLWMTTMNPEFRTLRQVTIENGTEADRIFSMLMGDEVPPRRDFIERNAKYANIDV, from the coding sequence ATGACTGACGAAGAAAAGGTTATCCAGGCGAGGGAAAACTACACTGCCGATAATATTCAGGTACTGGAGGGTTTAGAAGCTGTGCGCAAGCGTCCGGCTATGTTCATCGGCGATGTCAGTTTCAGGGGTTTACATCATCTGGTTCACGAAGTTATCGATAATTCCATCGATGAGGCACTCGCCGGATATTGTGATAAAATTGATGTGATCATTCATGAAGATAATTCTGTCACGGTCATTGATAACGGCAGAGGCATTCCTATCGATCTCCATGAAAAGGAGCAGCGTTCGGCTCTTGAAGTTGTCATGACCGTCCTGCATGCAGGCGGTAAATTCGACAAAGGCTCCTATAAAGTATCGGGTGGGTTGCACGGCGTGGGTGTGTCATGTGTTAACGGATTGTCATCATGGCTCAGGGTAATGGTGCATCGTGACGGAAAGATATACCAGCAGGAGTATAATTTCGGTAAACCTTTGTACCCCGTTAAAGTAGTTGGCGAAACCAAATTGACCGGTACGACAGTTACCTTCAAATCCGATGACAGCATATTTACGGAAACCGTATACAGCTATGATATCATTTCCTCACGCCTCAGGGAACTTGCTTTCCTGAACAAAGGTATTTCCTTGTCCATAAGGGATGACCGTGAAAATGATGATGAAGGCAACCACCCCTCTGATACCTTTTATTCGGAAACGGGCCTACGCGATTTTATCGAATATCTCGATGCCACACGCGAGAAACTGACCACCGAACCTATTGCACTGGAAGGCGAAAAAGGCGGCATACCCATTGATATCGTTATGCAGTACAACACCTCCTTTACCGAAAACGTTCATGCCTATGTAAATAATATCAACACACATGAAGGAGGGACTCATCTGGCAGGTTTCAGAAGGGCACTCACAAGAACGCTGAAGAATTATGCAGAAAAGACAGGAATGCTGTCGAAGTTGAAATTCGATATCAATGGTGACGATTTCCGCGAAGGATTGACAGCCATCATATCTGTCAAGGTCCAGGAACCGCAGTTCGAAGGGCAGACAAAAACCAAGCTGGGAAATTCAGAAGTCCTGGGATATGTTGACCAGCTTGTCAGCGAACAGTTATCTTACTATCTCGAAGAGCATCCCAAGGATGCCAGGATCATTGTCAATAAAGTCATCCTCGCTGCCACGGCGCGTCATGCAGCCAGAAAAGCCAGGGAACTGGTGCAGCGGAAGAATGTGCTGACAGGGTCTTCGTTACCCGGGAAGCTGGCCGACTGCTCGGAGAGAGATCCTTCTTTATGTGAAATATACCTCGTCGAGGGCGATTCCGCAGGCGGCACAGCTAAACAGGGCCGTGACCGTAAGTTTCAGGCTATTTTGCCTTTACGGGGTAAAATCCTCAACGTTGAAAAAGCCATGCAGCATAAAATCTTCGACAGCGAGGAGATAAAAAATATTTTCACCGCCCTCGGCGTTTCCATCGGTACAGAAGAAGACAGCAAAGCCCTGAACCTGGATAAACTCCGTTACCATAAAATCATCATCATGACCGATGCGGATGTCGACGGAAGCCACATTGCCACCCTCATCCTGACCTTCTTCTTCCGTTATATGAAGGAACTCATTGAAAACGGATATGTCTATATTGCCACACCGCCCCTGTATCTTATAAAAAAAGGCAAGGACGAAAAATACTGCTGGTCGGAAGAAGAACGCGAAAACCTGGTTAAGGAATTTTCAGCCAAAGGCAGTGAAAGCAACATTCATATCCAGCGTTACAAAGGCCTCGGCGAAATGAATGCAGAACAACTCTGGATGACTACTATGAATCCCGAATTCAGGACCTTGCGCCAGGTGACCATCGAGAATGGAACAGAAGCCGACAGAATATTTTCGATGCTTATGGGCGATGAAGTACCACCACGGAGGGATTTCATCGAAAGAAATGCCAAATACGCCAACATCGACGTGTAG
- a CDS encoding DUF2461 domain-containing protein: protein MDGKMILDFLKALSMNNKREWFLENKPVFERARKDFESFINVLIPEIYKFDNSIGLLTAKDCLFRIFRDIRFSNDKTPYKTNFGAFIARGGRKGIYPGYYIHLESGQSMLAGGIYMPQPEVQKAVRQEIYYNIEEFKSILEADDFMKYFGKLDDFDKMKKPPKEFPADFKDIDLLKYRSYTIVHNIADGQVQDKSYFNNALVVLKAMHPLNTFLNRAIGG, encoded by the coding sequence ATGGATGGTAAAATGATACTTGATTTTTTGAAAGCACTCTCCATGAACAATAAGAGGGAGTGGTTTCTGGAGAATAAACCTGTTTTTGAACGGGCAAGGAAAGATTTTGAAAGCTTTATCAATGTATTGATCCCGGAGATATACAAGTTTGACAACAGCATAGGCCTTCTGACTGCGAAAGATTGTCTTTTCAGGATCTTTCGTGATATCCGTTTTTCGAATGATAAAACGCCCTATAAAACCAACTTCGGTGCTTTTATAGCAAGGGGTGGAAGAAAGGGTATCTACCCGGGATATTATATTCATCTTGAAAGCGGACAATCGATGCTGGCAGGTGGTATATATATGCCCCAGCCTGAGGTGCAGAAAGCTGTCCGCCAGGAAATATATTATAATATCGAAGAGTTTAAATCCATACTTGAGGCGGATGACTTCATGAAATATTTTGGTAAACTGGATGATTTTGATAAAATGAAAAAGCCACCAAAGGAATTTCCGGCTGATTTCAAGGATATTGATCTGTTAAAATACCGCAGTTATACGATAGTTCACAATATCGCTGATGGACAGGTGCAGGATAAGTCGTACTTTAATAATGCGCTGGTTGTCCTGAAGGCTATGCATCCATTAAATACCTTTCTGAACAGGGCAATCGGAGGCTGA
- a CDS encoding helix-hairpin-helix domain-containing protein, giving the protein MKKKKNRAQVILTYLFLCYSCSALWSQETDTSGLLSPENLQLYLEQMAETSQNSEDYVDLQLAVPARNLNLSDINQADPDLLKRVYGFSEQQVQNLQDYQSRYGPLLTIYELQLIEAFTSSVIKNISQYISSSSQLPRKNIRFAELLRSGRQDILVRYGQTLEKQKGYISADLKDGQPVTGRSYLGHPAYFYIRGQYNSYDRIRFGITAEKDPGEEFFSGTQRNGFDFYSSYLMFTDFGMINSLIIGDYQLDFGQGLTLSTGSHFRNWIGMTQGIRSAKCISRHSGTDEFNFLRGIATTINTGKFGFTAFYSSRKKDATTATYNPANEKVTSVSSFYSSGLHRTINEYSKKGALTERIFGGHLTFKHQFMETGLTIFKSHYSASFISRDVAYDLFGFTGTDNLNAGVDMRMIVRNVSLFGEFSMSSNMAKAFVAGIKSNIFPDMCCLILYRNYQKNYQNLYCKAFGENSENRNEKGLFMGINTNLSRKVTIQAYADYFSFPWLKYQVSAPSKGCEYFLQCNYSPTSKAMIYLLYRMKVKQSDKQQTTSVVDQTGEMDRKNIRLHLSYSILKIIQLENNFDYLRNSSPDGRKSNGYVISQDISVRPEQGLWSVIVRYALFDTESYDDRIYSYEHDVLYSFSVPAYYDKGTRINILGTFHLNKQVELWVRLARTVYANKTSVGSDLNTISGNTKTDIKLQLRWHL; this is encoded by the coding sequence ATGAAAAAGAAAAAAAATCGGGCTCAGGTTATCCTCACTTACCTTTTCCTTTGCTATTCCTGTTCAGCCCTGTGGTCGCAGGAAACAGATACATCCGGACTTCTCTCCCCGGAAAATCTGCAATTGTATCTGGAGCAAATGGCTGAAACATCACAAAACAGTGAGGATTATGTTGACCTGCAGTTGGCAGTTCCCGCCCGAAATCTCAATCTGTCCGATATAAACCAAGCAGATCCGGATCTCCTGAAGAGGGTATATGGTTTCAGCGAACAGCAGGTACAAAATCTGCAGGACTATCAGAGCAGGTATGGACCATTACTCACGATCTATGAACTTCAGTTGATCGAGGCATTCACTTCATCCGTTATCAAAAACATCAGTCAATACATTTCATCTTCCAGCCAGTTGCCACGAAAAAATATCCGGTTTGCAGAATTATTGCGTTCCGGAAGACAGGACATACTGGTGCGCTATGGCCAGACACTTGAAAAACAAAAAGGATATATCTCCGCAGATTTGAAGGATGGGCAACCGGTAACTGGACGCAGCTATTTAGGCCATCCGGCATATTTTTATATCCGTGGCCAATATAATTCCTATGACAGGATCCGCTTTGGGATCACGGCTGAAAAGGATCCCGGCGAGGAATTTTTTTCCGGAACCCAAAGAAATGGCTTTGATTTTTATTCTTCCTATCTCATGTTCACCGATTTCGGCATGATTAATTCCCTTATCATTGGTGATTATCAGCTTGATTTTGGACAGGGCCTGACCCTCTCGACAGGTTCACATTTCAGGAACTGGATTGGCATGACCCAGGGGATCAGATCGGCTAAATGTATCTCGCGCCATTCCGGAACAGATGAATTCAACTTCCTTAGAGGAATAGCCACTACCATAAATACCGGCAAATTCGGATTTACGGCATTCTATTCCTCAAGAAAGAAAGATGCGACGACAGCAACATATAATCCGGCAAATGAGAAAGTTACTTCCGTAAGCTCTTTTTATTCCTCCGGATTACACAGGACAATAAATGAATATTCCAAAAAAGGGGCTTTGACGGAAAGAATCTTCGGGGGACATCTCACTTTTAAGCACCAGTTCATGGAAACGGGATTAACCATTTTTAAAAGCCACTATAGTGCAAGCTTCATTAGCCGGGATGTGGCCTATGATCTATTTGGTTTTACAGGAACAGACAATCTTAATGCAGGCGTTGATATGCGCATGATAGTAAGGAATGTAAGCCTGTTCGGTGAATTTTCAATGAGTTCCAACATGGCAAAAGCTTTTGTGGCAGGTATCAAAAGCAATATCTTCCCTGATATGTGTTGTTTAATCTTGTACAGGAATTATCAAAAAAACTACCAGAATCTATATTGTAAGGCATTTGGAGAGAATTCCGAAAACAGGAATGAAAAAGGCCTGTTCATGGGCATCAACACCAACCTGAGCAGGAAAGTCACCATTCAGGCATATGCCGATTATTTCAGTTTTCCATGGCTCAAATATCAGGTCAGCGCGCCTTCAAAAGGCTGTGAGTATTTTTTGCAATGTAATTATTCGCCTACATCAAAAGCTATGATATACTTACTATACAGGATGAAGGTCAAACAATCTGACAAGCAACAAACCACCTCTGTCGTTGATCAAACCGGTGAGATGGACAGAAAGAATATACGACTGCATTTATCGTATAGCATTCTGAAAATAATTCAGCTGGAAAACAACTTTGATTATCTCAGAAATTCAAGTCCAGATGGACGGAAATCAAATGGTTATGTCATTTCACAGGATATATCGGTCAGGCCGGAACAGGGATTATGGTCGGTTATAGTCAGATATGCGCTGTTTGATACGGAGTCATATGATGACAGGATTTACAGTTATGAGCATGACGTGTTGTATTCGTTTTCTGTGCCGGCCTATTATGACAAAGGTACCCGGATTAACATCCTGGGTACCTTTCATCTGAATAAACAGGTTGAATTATGGGTAAGGCTGGCCCGGACGGTTTATGCGAATAAGACATCCGTTGGTTCAGACCTGAATACGATAAGCGGTAATACAAAGACCGACATTAAATTACAGCTCCGGTGGCACCTCTGA
- a CDS encoding DUF4252 domain-containing protein yields MKLNVLKLTWIALLCMPLISSAQKSPMDALYEKYVGKEGFTSVLIPKDMFLMFQDIETSGQDKDFKDFQSVVGKLEGLKILTYEPQGKGDSFNFYDEIMKTFPMSLYTVLMEVNEGGESTKFYIKKDGPKITELLMIGREADETVVLSITGDIDMSSISKLSKSMKVEGMENLQKIEDDKK; encoded by the coding sequence ATGAAACTAAACGTATTAAAATTAACATGGATTGCCCTGCTGTGTATGCCACTGATAAGTTCAGCACAGAAGTCACCGATGGACGCATTATACGAGAAGTATGTCGGAAAAGAAGGATTCACGTCAGTTCTGATTCCCAAAGACATGTTCCTTATGTTCCAGGATATTGAAACATCAGGCCAGGACAAGGATTTCAAAGATTTCCAGTCAGTGGTCGGGAAATTGGAAGGGCTTAAAATCCTCACCTATGAACCTCAAGGCAAGGGAGATTCATTTAACTTTTATGATGAGATTATGAAGACTTTTCCGATGAGCTTGTACACTGTCCTCATGGAGGTAAATGAGGGTGGGGAAAGTACGAAATTCTACATCAAAAAGGATGGACCCAAAATCACGGAACTATTAATGATCGGAAGAGAAGCTGATGAAACAGTTGTGCTCAGTATCACCGGTGATATTGATATGAGCTCTATTTCAAAGCTCTCCAAGTCCATGAAGGTGGAAGGTATGGAGAATCTGCAAAAGATCGAAGACGATAAAAAGTAA